A genome region from Musa acuminata AAA Group cultivar baxijiao chromosome BXJ3-5, Cavendish_Baxijiao_AAA, whole genome shotgun sequence includes the following:
- the LOC103986073 gene encoding protein G1-like7, producing the protein MDSTAPEGDPVSPEGDAPSPSSGAAAAAAVPGGTADARAQASPAPLSRYEAQKRRDWNTFLQYLRNQRPPLALAGCGGSQVIEFLRYLDQFGKTKVHAPGCAFFGRPTPPAPCPCPLRQAWGSLDALIGRLRAAYEESGGKPEANPFAARAVRFYLREIRESQAKARGVRYEKKKRKRAPTSAVRDAGDASSSAATAAGATSGGSGSDAGEGSFTAQPGGSSIS; encoded by the coding sequence ATGGATTCGACTGCACCGGAGGGCGATCCCGTCTCGCCGGAAGGCGATGCCCCATCCCCTTCTTCCGGCGCCGCAGCCGCAGCAGCGGTCCCAGGCGGAACGGCGGACGCGAGGGCCCAGGCGTCGCCAGCGCCGCTTAGCCGGTATGAGGCGCAGAAGCGCCGGGACTGGAACACGTTCCTGCAGTACCTCCGGAACCAAAGGCCGCCGCTGGCGCTGGCTGGGTGCGGCGGCTCCCAGGTGATCGAGTTCCTGCGGTACCTCGACCAGTTCGGGAAGACGAAGGTGCACGCTCCCGGGTGCGCTTTCTTCGGGCGGCCGACCCCGCCGGCGCCATGCCCGTGCCCACTGAGGCAGGCCTGGGGCTCCCTGGACGCCCTCATCGGGCGCCTCCGAGCGGCCTACGAGGAGAGCGGGGGAAAGCCTGAGGCCAATCCCTTCGCGGCTCGCGCCGTCCGCTTCTATCTCCGCGAGATCCGGGAGAGCCAAGCCAAGGCCCGCGGCGTCCGGTACGAGAAGAAGAAGCGAAAGCGAGCGCCAACTTCAGCCGTCCGGGACGCAGGCGACGCTTCTTCGTCTGCTGCCACTGCCGCCGGCGCCACGAGTGGTGGCTCAGGGTCGGACGCCGGGGAGGGATCCTTTACTGCTCAGCCGGGTGGGTCATCTATCTCTTGA